A region from the Vibrio fortis genome encodes:
- a CDS encoding LysR family transcriptional regulator, which translates to MKLPLSTLEVFNAIASKKSLRGAAQELGVKPSTVSHQLKKLEEQLGTTLFIRTTRSINLTEAGRALARSTGPAFEQLAEGLYSARTAGHAERGSLKLAIPEFAYFLLVKDKLATFQKKYPEIEIELSMTDALSDILSDGFHAGFRLGGLIAEDMVAIRLSEPLKTAVVASPEYLEKNGEPRTPKDLLNHNCLRYRYQSSGQFAPWSFSGSESTYPVEVRGNMIANSSPATIDLSLQGVGLTYTFRDYCTNALENGELVEVLTEHQVTLPSMNIYFPKEYRSMMPLRLFIEHLNNETD; encoded by the coding sequence ATGAAGTTACCTTTATCTACCCTCGAAGTATTTAATGCCATTGCGAGTAAAAAAAGCCTGCGTGGTGCAGCTCAAGAGCTTGGAGTAAAACCTTCAACGGTTAGTCATCAGTTAAAAAAACTAGAAGAGCAGCTCGGGACAACGCTATTTATTCGGACAACGCGCTCGATTAACCTAACTGAAGCCGGGCGGGCGTTGGCACGCAGTACCGGGCCAGCCTTTGAGCAGCTAGCCGAAGGCTTATACAGTGCGCGAACAGCTGGGCACGCTGAACGTGGTTCCCTCAAACTTGCGATACCTGAGTTTGCTTACTTTCTGCTGGTTAAGGATAAATTGGCCACTTTCCAGAAAAAATATCCAGAGATCGAAATAGAGTTGTCTATGACTGATGCTTTGTCAGACATCTTGAGTGACGGGTTTCACGCTGGGTTTAGGCTTGGTGGGCTGATTGCTGAGGACATGGTTGCGATAAGATTAAGTGAGCCTTTGAAAACTGCGGTCGTTGCAAGCCCTGAATATCTTGAGAAAAATGGTGAACCTCGAACCCCTAAGGATTTGTTGAACCATAACTGCTTACGTTACCGATACCAAAGTTCAGGACAATTTGCCCCTTGGAGCTTTTCTGGTTCAGAAAGCACTTATCCAGTCGAAGTGCGCGGTAATATGATTGCGAACTCATCACCTGCTACGATCGATCTTTCGCTTCAAGGAGTTGGGTTGACCTATACATTTCGGGATTACTGCACCAATGCCTTGGAAAACGGAGAGCTAGTGGAGGTTCTAACAGAGCATCAGGTCACTTTACCAAGCATGAATATCTATTTCCCAAAGGAGTATCGTTCGATGATGCCACTTCGACTGTTTATCGAGCACTTGAACAATGAGACCGACTGA
- a CDS encoding NAD(P)H-dependent oxidoreductase yields MNILVLTAHPDLSTSTANKKWFEALSEVDGIITRDLTAVGGDEMRFNPAVEQALLEQVDRVVLQFPFYWYSSPPILKAWIDQVFLSGFAYGPGGNKLHGKELMLVVSTGGPAESYQAGALNSFTMAEFLTPFQQTALMVGMTYLQPFVLHSAMSRDQTRLNASIPELISCVTSPRHKAIDTRAPSESASA; encoded by the coding sequence ATGAACATTCTAGTGTTAACTGCTCATCCCGATCTTTCGACCTCCACTGCTAACAAAAAATGGTTTGAAGCTTTGTCGGAAGTTGACGGGATCATTACTCGCGACCTAACCGCTGTTGGAGGCGATGAAATGCGCTTCAATCCGGCTGTTGAGCAGGCGCTTCTTGAGCAGGTTGATCGTGTCGTGTTGCAGTTTCCATTCTATTGGTACTCTTCACCACCGATTCTGAAAGCTTGGATCGATCAAGTGTTTCTTTCTGGTTTTGCTTATGGCCCTGGGGGTAACAAACTACATGGCAAAGAATTGATGCTTGTGGTTTCTACTGGTGGCCCAGCTGAAAGCTATCAGGCTGGCGCACTCAATAGCTTCACCATGGCCGAGTTTCTTACGCCATTCCAACAGACAGCGCTCATGGTTGGCATGACTTACCTGCAGCCTTTCGTACTTCATAGTGCTATGAGCAGAGACCAAACTAGGCTCAATGCCAGTATCCCTGAATTGATTTCTTGTGTGACAAGCCCTCGACATAAGGCGATCGATACAAGAGCACCGTCAGAATCCGCTTCAGCATAG